The Hominilimicola fabiformis DNA window CTGACGACCTGCACGACCTCTAAGCTGATTGTCGATACGTCTTGATTCGTGACGTTCAGTACCTATAATATACAAACCGCCAAGCTCGCGAACTTCGTCTTGTTCCGGCTTGATTTGTGCTTTGAATTTGTCGTTAAGTTCGGTAAATACTTTTCTTGCATTGATAATATCTTCATCATCTGTATCACCGAAACCTGTTGCCTCTGCGATAAGCTCATCTGTAAATCCTTGACGTGCCATTTCATGTTTAGCCATATATTCTGCATTACCGCCAAGGTTAATGTCAGTACCACGACCCGCCATGTTTGTTGCGATTGTTACAGCACCTTTTTTACCTGCCTGTGCAACGATTTCAGCCTCTTTTGCGTGATACTTCGCATTTAGGACTTCGTGTTTAATTCCTGCACGCTTTAGAAGTGCCGAAAGTATTTCCGACTTGTCTACGTTTACGGTACCTACAAGTACAGGCTGTCCCTTTGCGTTACATTCTTGAATTTGCTTGATAACCGCCATAAACTTGCCTTTTTCTGTTTTGAATACAACGTCATGTAAATCCTTACGGATTACCGGCTTATTTGTAGGAACGGCAACAACGTCAAGCTTATATATATGTTGAAATTCTTCTTCTTCAGTAAGAGCTGTACCTGTCATACCAGAAAGCTTGTTGTAAAGACGGAAGAAGTTTTGGAATGTGATTGTTGCAAGAGTCTTTGACTCGTTTTCAATTTTAACGCCTTCCTTTGCTTCGATAGCTTGGTGCAAACCGTCACTGTAACGTCTGCCCGGCATGATACGTCCTGTAAATTCATCAACAATCATAACCTCGCCGTCTTGAACAACGTACTGTTGGTCACGGTGCATAACACCGTTAGCCTGCAAGGCTTGGTTGATGTGGTGTTGAAGTTTCATATTTTCAGGGTCGGAAAGGTTTTCGATACCGAAACCTTGTTCAGCTTTTTTAATACCCTGTTCGGTAAGCATAGCTGTTTTTGCTTTTTCGTCAACGATATAATCTGCGTCTACATCTTCGTCAAGCTGTTTGTCGTCGTGTTCTGTAACGACAACCTTTTTAAGACGTTTAACGAACATATCGGCAACTCTGTAAAGGTCATTTGCGTCCTCGCCCATACCGGAAATGATAAGCGGAGTTCTCGCCTCATCTATAAGAATTGAGTCAACTTCATCGACTACTGCATAATTATGACCGCGCTGTACCATTTCTTCTTTATGAACAACCATGTTGTCACGAAGATAGTCGAAACCAAGTTCGTTATTTGTACCGTAAGTAATGTCAGCGGCATATGCCTCACGTCTTTCACCGTTGTCAAGTTCGTGAATAATAAGTCCGACACTCATACCAAGATAACGGTAAACTTTTCCCATCCACTCACTGTCACGCTTAGCAAGATAATCGTTTACGGTGACAATATGTACACCGTCACCGGTTAAAGCGTTCAAATATGCAGGAAGTGTAGAAACAAGAGTTTTACCTTCACCTGTTTTCATTTCTGCGATACGTCCCTGATGAAGAATAATACCACCGATAACCTGTACATAGAAGTGTTTCATTCCAAGTACACGCCAGCTTGCCTCACGCATTACCGCAAATGCCTCAGGAAGAAGATCATCAAGTGTTTCGCCGTTTTTAAGTCTTTCCTTAAACTCAGGTGTCTTGGCTTTTAATTCTGCATCTGAAAGTTTTGCCATATCGTCCTCAAGTGCCATAACTTTGTCTGCGATAGGACGTATTCTCTTTAGTTCTCTGTCAGAATATGTGCCGAATATTTTGTCGAATATACTCATTTATTTTTCTCCTCATAAATAATATCGGTCTGTGTAATCCCAAAGAATGGAATTATCGCATTATTAACGTATATTATATCACAAAAACGTAAGGATTACTACTGTTTTTTATTAATTTTTTGTAAAATTTATTTTGCACTAAAAAAGGTGCCGATATGCCGGCACCTTTAAGTACAGTAGATTTTAGCAGCAATCGTTTTTGTGATTGTCACAGCAAGGGTCGCAGCATGGATCGCAACAGCAACAGCAGTTGTTATTGCTTCCGCCGAAAATATTACCGTCACAGCAAAGTATAACAAGTGCCACTATTACCACAATCCATATCCAACTGTCTGAATTGTTATTACATCCTCCGCCGAAAAACATAGTAAAAACCTCCTTTAATTTGTTTATGATTTATACTATGCCAAAGCGTTGTTTTTGGTTACGCATTTCGGACTTCCGATTCGGTAAAGACATAATTGCCGTTTCCGTCACGGGTGATGTAAAGGATTATGTTCGGTCTTGCAATACGTCTTATGACCGTTACCCAACCGTTTGCGGTCATTTCGATAGGAGTGTAAACCGCGTTCGGATAGTGAGTTTCAACGTAGTTTGCAACGCGTTCGTGCTGTTCTTTGAAGCGTGGTTTGTTGAATAAACCTTTGCCTGTTATTGCACTGTATATGCCTGCCGCGGCGGCAGTGCCTATTAAAAATAATGTTCTCTTTTTCACGTTATTCACCTCTGTGATATTCGTTGTATACGTCACGTTTCGGAAGATTTCTGTCTACGGCGGCTTTTTTTATTGCGTCTTTTGAAGTCATACCTTCCGCAATGTATTTGTCAACGTGTTCTTTAATTGAAATATTTTCCCATTCGTTTTCTTCCGTTTCTTCGACTTCTTTTGCACCCTCGACTATGAGTACGTATTCACCGCGCGGATTGTTTTCGGAATAATATGCGATTGCCTCGTCGATTGTACATCTTTTCACTTCTTCGTGAATTTTTGTAAGCTCACGCACAAGAGCGATTTTTCTGTCACCGCCGAATGTCTTTTGCATATCGGAAAGCGTGTTTTTTAATTTGTGCGGAGCCTCATAAAAAATGAGTGTGTGAGTGTCGTTTTTCACAAGTTCAAGATGTTCTTTTCTGTGACGCTTGTTCACCGAAAGAAATCCCTCAAATGCAAATCGTCTTGTCGGAAGTCCCGACAGTATCAGTGCGTTTATACCTGCGACAGGTCCGGGGATTGAGGTGACGTCAATATCGTTTTCGATACATAGCTTAACTAAGTCCTCACCGGGATCTGAAATTGCGGGAGTACCTGCGTCCGATACAAGTACAATGTTTTTACCGTTTTTTAAAAGTGATATAATATATTCGCCTTTTTCGTGCTTGTTGTGTTCGTGGTAGCTTGTCAGTGGCTTTGATATTTCAAAGTGATTTAAAAGCTGAAGAGTACGCCTTGTATCTTCTGCGGCAATTAAATCGGCATTGTTAAATGCTTCAAGACAGCGCGCGGACACATCACCGAGATTGCCTATCGGTGTGGCACATAAATATAGTTTTCCGTTCATAAGTTCTCCTTGCAAAATGCGAATTATACAAATAGGTTGTTTATAACATTTACGATTTTCTGTGCGGTTTCGGGCTTGTTCATTGTGTAAAGATGAATACCGTCAATGTCGTTTGAAAGCAGGTCGATAATTTGATCAACCGCATACGCAATACCTGCTTGTTTTAAAGCCTCCGGATTGTCTTGGTATTTTGAAATCATACGCAAGAATTTTGACGGCATAGACGCACCGCCTGAAAGAATTGCCATACGCTGTATTTGACCTGCGTTTGTAAGAGGCATTATTCCGGCTGTGATAGGTTTGTTTATACCTTTCTTTGCAAGTTTATCGCGGAATTTGTAAAATTCGTCGTTGTCAAAAAACATTTGAGTAACAAGAAAATCAACACCTGCGTCAACTTTTACTTTTAAATTTTCAATATCGGCGTCAAGGCTCGGAGAATCAGGGTGACACTCAGGGTAACAAGCACCGCCGACGCAAAAATCTCCGAAATCTTTGATTGCCTCTACAAGTTCGTTTGCATAGTGATAACCCGGGAATATTTCACCGTCATAATCTTTCGGCTTGTCACCGCGAAGTGCAAGGATATTTTCAATTCCA harbors:
- the secA gene encoding preprotein translocase subunit SecA, whose amino-acid sequence is MSIFDKIFGTYSDRELKRIRPIADKVMALEDDMAKLSDAELKAKTPEFKERLKNGETLDDLLPEAFAVMREASWRVLGMKHFYVQVIGGIILHQGRIAEMKTGEGKTLVSTLPAYLNALTGDGVHIVTVNDYLAKRDSEWMGKVYRYLGMSVGLIIHELDNGERREAYAADITYGTNNELGFDYLRDNMVVHKEEMVQRGHNYAVVDEVDSILIDEARTPLIISGMGEDANDLYRVADMFVKRLKKVVVTEHDDKQLDEDVDADYIVDEKAKTAMLTEQGIKKAEQGFGIENLSDPENMKLQHHINQALQANGVMHRDQQYVVQDGEVMIVDEFTGRIMPGRRYSDGLHQAIEAKEGVKIENESKTLATITFQNFFRLYNKLSGMTGTALTEEEEFQHIYKLDVVAVPTNKPVIRKDLHDVVFKTEKGKFMAVIKQIQECNAKGQPVLVGTVNVDKSEILSALLKRAGIKHEVLNAKYHAKEAEIVAQAGKKGAVTIATNMAGRGTDINLGGNAEYMAKHEMARQGFTDELIAEATGFGDTDDEDIINARKVFTELNDKFKAQIKPEQDEVRELGGLYIIGTERHESRRIDNQLRGRAGRQGDPGVSQFFLSLDDDLMRIFGSDKVKSMVDALGLEEDEPIQAKMLTNAIENAQKNLESRNFDSRKHVLQYDEVMNEQRKIIYAQRQMVLDGEDISGTIKNMMESAIDSALDDYIGISEIPEDWNIRAITEFANQYLNAQGEFKIPEEDMETITKADVKDMLMELGNKRYESQEEVFGENMRELERVLMLRVVDTLWMDHLDEMEHVKREIGLRAYGQHDPVLEYRNVGSELYENMLDSIKKDTVRYVLSAMPRVKIEREQVAKPLDTGGDGSLGNTPKRAKKEPGRNDPCPCGSGKKYKNCCGKNK
- the metF gene encoding methylenetetrahydrofolate reductase [NAD(P)H]: MFIRDIFAQKKPVLSFEVFPPKKDSGLDNVISAVDELSKMPIDYMSVTYGAGGSNSKNTAYIASHLKNNLSIPSLAHLTCVANSKDDIKVKLQEYKDLGIENILALRGDKPKDYDGEIFPGYHYANELVEAIKDFGDFCVGGACYPECHPDSPSLDADIENLKVKVDAGVDFLVTQMFFDNDEFYKFRDKLAKKGINKPITAGIMPLTNAGQIQRMAILSGGASMPSKFLRMISKYQDNPEALKQAGIAYAVDQIIDLLSNDIDGIHLYTMNKPETAQKIVNVINNLFV
- the rsmI gene encoding 16S rRNA (cytidine(1402)-2'-O)-methyltransferase, which translates into the protein MNGKLYLCATPIGNLGDVSARCLEAFNNADLIAAEDTRRTLQLLNHFEISKPLTSYHEHNKHEKGEYIISLLKNGKNIVLVSDAGTPAISDPGEDLVKLCIENDIDVTSIPGPVAGINALILSGLPTRRFAFEGFLSVNKRHRKEHLELVKNDTHTLIFYEAPHKLKNTLSDMQKTFGGDRKIALVRELTKIHEEVKRCTIDEAIAYYSENNPRGEYVLIVEGAKEVEETEENEWENISIKEHVDKYIAEGMTSKDAIKKAAVDRNLPKRDVYNEYHRGE